One genomic region from Halobacteriovorax vibrionivorans encodes:
- a CDS encoding MFS transporter: protein MSLAMLYKERKFWPLFWTMFLGAANDNVFKNALIILITYKNVSLFGLGAESLVAFAGGAFILPYVLFSATSGQISDHYDKAQVIKVTKFTELAFMVVGSIGFITESYGLLMLTLFLMGAQSSFFSPVKFSSLRTILKDDELTTGTALIGGGTFIAILIGTIIGGLAAAAPDATNVASLAILGFAILGIITARFQNKINDINEDVKIDYTFIKPTFKLLADSMKDKNSFRAMMGVSWFWFLGSFVLSVMPAIIKNVFFGSEMVASIFMATFTVGMGLGSWICSKLSGKRIEVGMVPIAAFGMSLAVFDLYYISTQWPMSVTGALMPPAEFFTQPMAIRAIIDLLLITIFGGNFYISQLTFMQHSAPLERLARTIAANNIWNAIFMVVAAVSIILLKKSGATALDNLAILGGVNLIYAAITYYFFHEEMWRFFFHMLTNVLYDIEVEGEENIPKDGKVVIAANHTSFVDWGVVMSLSPRPIRWVIDHRYYFIPGLKQFFMQGHLIPIATRKENPELLDKAYSKLDKTLQEERCVGFFPEGWITRDGKPRRYQPGIKKVVEQTNATVVPIVIKGLWGSFYSFSGKGVFKGIRWNLLKRRKVRVIVLSPIGPDEFCYKDLEDKMVSEYVKPLSS, encoded by the coding sequence ATGTCATTAGCAATGCTATATAAAGAGAGAAAGTTTTGGCCCTTGTTCTGGACGATGTTCCTGGGGGCCGCAAACGATAATGTATTTAAGAATGCGTTAATTATTTTAATTACATATAAGAATGTTTCGTTATTTGGTTTAGGTGCCGAGTCATTAGTTGCTTTTGCTGGTGGTGCATTTATTCTTCCATATGTTTTATTTTCTGCAACATCAGGTCAGATTTCTGACCATTACGATAAAGCACAAGTTATTAAAGTAACTAAGTTTACTGAATTAGCGTTTATGGTTGTGGGATCAATTGGTTTTATAACAGAAAGTTATGGCCTATTGATGTTGACTCTCTTTTTAATGGGTGCTCAATCATCATTCTTTTCTCCCGTTAAATTTTCATCGTTAAGAACAATATTAAAAGACGATGAATTAACAACTGGAACTGCCCTTATTGGTGGTGGGACATTTATTGCGATTCTTATCGGTACAATTATTGGGGGACTTGCAGCTGCCGCTCCTGATGCTACAAATGTCGCTTCTTTAGCAATCCTAGGATTTGCAATCTTGGGGATTATTACAGCAAGATTTCAAAATAAAATTAATGATATTAATGAAGATGTAAAAATCGATTATACGTTTATTAAGCCAACTTTTAAGCTCCTGGCCGACTCGATGAAAGATAAGAACTCTTTTCGTGCAATGATGGGAGTTTCATGGTTTTGGTTCTTAGGTTCATTCGTTCTATCAGTAATGCCAGCTATCATTAAAAATGTTTTCTTTGGTAGTGAGATGGTTGCTTCTATTTTTATGGCAACTTTTACAGTCGGGATGGGACTTGGCTCATGGATATGCTCGAAGTTATCTGGTAAGAGAATCGAGGTTGGAATGGTTCCAATCGCAGCCTTTGGTATGTCACTAGCTGTATTTGACCTTTATTATATTTCTACTCAGTGGCCAATGTCAGTTACTGGCGCATTAATGCCGCCAGCTGAATTCTTTACGCAGCCAATGGCCATTAGAGCAATAATTGATTTGCTTTTAATTACGATCTTTGGCGGAAACTTCTATATTTCTCAACTAACATTCATGCAACATAGTGCTCCTCTTGAGCGCTTAGCAAGAACGATTGCGGCCAATAATATATGGAATGCTATCTTTATGGTTGTAGCAGCTGTATCAATCATTTTACTGAAGAAATCAGGAGCAACAGCTCTTGATAATCTTGCTATCCTTGGCGGTGTTAATCTCATCTATGCGGCTATCACATATTACTTCTTTCATGAAGAGATGTGGCGCTTCTTCTTTCATATGCTAACAAATGTTTTATATGACATCGAAGTTGAGGGTGAAGAAAATATCCCTAAAGATGGTAAAGTCGTCATTGCTGCAAACCATACATCATTCGTGGATTGGGGAGTGGTTATGAGTCTTTCTCCAAGGCCTATACGTTGGGTAATTGATCACAGATATTATTTCATACCGGGACTAAAGCAATTCTTTATGCAGGGTCATCTTATTCCAATTGCAACACGTAAAGAAAACCCTGAGCTATTAGATAAGGCGTATTCTAAGCTCGATAAGACTCTTCAAGAAGAGCGCTGTGTTGGCTTCTTTCCTGAGGGATGGATTACTCGCGATGGTAAACCTCGTCGTTATCAGCCAGGTATTAAGAAAGTTGTTGAACAAACTAATGCTACGGTTGTTCCAATTGTTATAAAAGGTCTATGGGGAAGCTTTTATTCTTTTTCTGGTAAAGGTGTTTTTAAAGGAATCAGATGGAATTTACTTAAACGCCGAAAGGTGAGAGTAATTGTTCTTTCGCCAATTGGCCCTGATGAGTTCTGCTATAAAGACTTAGAAGATAAAATGGTAAGTGAATATGTAAAGCCTCTGTCATCATAA
- the grxD gene encoding Grx4 family monothiol glutaredoxin, which yields MSDNPFNILGKESTPINQGEAVSNVDKNSELNEQIKSLINSADLFLFMKGTPDMPMCGFSANTIAMLNSVGKPYKTFNILEDMDIREGLKAYSNWPTYPQLYYKGELVGGNDIITEMFQSGQLQEVLK from the coding sequence ATGAGCGATAACCCATTTAATATCTTAGGAAAAGAATCGACACCAATTAATCAAGGTGAGGCCGTTTCAAATGTAGATAAGAACTCAGAGCTTAATGAGCAAATTAAATCATTAATTAATTCTGCAGATCTATTTCTTTTTATGAAAGGTACTCCTGACATGCCAATGTGTGGTTTCTCTGCAAATACTATTGCAATGCTAAACTCAGTTGGTAAGCCTTATAAGACTTTTAATATTCTAGAAGATATGGATATTAGAGAAGGATTAAAGGCCTATTCAAATTGGCCAACATACCCACAATTATACTACAAGGGTGAATTAGTTGGTGGTAATGACATCATTACAGAAATGTTTCAATCTGGACAACTTCAAGAAGTTTTAAAATAA
- a CDS encoding alpha/beta hydrolase: MKTLKHTPILDSFYIPSSDIAPTSAQKVMILMHGLGDSLESYKIFAKEVNVTGLSYLLLNAPKKYYFGYSWYDIPPKDPIPGIENSVSIIKSLIHDLVKQNEQLDYEDIFLAGFSQGGCVSLETAYQLEHKLGGIVLMSPRIYPERLPQGLSKCLRETDIFCAHGTNDPVIDINQTKAGIDHINKLGASSEFYQYEMEHDIDIDEIMQLRLWLNERL; the protein is encoded by the coding sequence ATGAAAACACTAAAACACACCCCAATACTTGACTCTTTCTATATACCTTCAAGCGATATTGCTCCAACCAGTGCACAAAAAGTAATGATCCTCATGCATGGCCTTGGCGACTCACTTGAGTCTTATAAAATATTTGCTAAAGAAGTGAATGTGACTGGGCTAAGCTATCTTCTATTGAATGCTCCTAAGAAATACTATTTTGGCTACAGTTGGTATGACATTCCACCCAAGGATCCAATCCCTGGAATCGAAAATAGTGTCTCTATTATAAAAAGCCTAATCCATGACTTGGTTAAACAAAATGAACAACTTGATTATGAAGACATTTTCCTTGCTGGTTTTTCACAGGGAGGTTGCGTAAGCCTTGAAACCGCTTACCAGCTTGAGCACAAATTAGGTGGAATAGTTCTTATGTCCCCAAGGATTTATCCCGAAAGACTTCCCCAGGGCCTCAGCAAATGCCTAAGAGAAACTGATATTTTCTGTGCTCATGGTACTAATGATCCAGTCATAGATATCAATCAAACGAAGGCCGGAATTGATCATATCAACAAGCTTGGTGCAAGTTCAGAGTTTTATCAATATGAAATGGAGCATGATATCGACATCGATGAAATCATGCAATTGAGACTCTGGCTCAACGAACGTCTTTAA
- a CDS encoding 50S ribosomal protein L25, whose amino-acid sequence MSTTDILKVEKRDVGASTAQMRKEGYIPGVIFGKDFDGANFKVPKVDLAKFLHNSGKVFEVEFAGKKHLVTLSHVQRGHLGTDFVHCSFHKVSAKDKVSLSLPIHFIGEAAGIKQGGLVNINFHEVEVEGLPKDMPEYLEFDLSGLELDENWTLEHFTLPKGLTWVHDVTDTVVTCSMPRVEVEPEVEETEMVVETHADAEAAAEEAPEKEEAAS is encoded by the coding sequence GTGTCAACAACTGATATTCTAAAAGTTGAAAAAAGAGATGTAGGAGCTTCAACAGCTCAAATGAGAAAAGAAGGATATATTCCAGGCGTAATCTTTGGAAAAGATTTTGATGGTGCTAACTTTAAAGTACCTAAAGTTGACCTAGCGAAATTTCTTCATAATTCAGGGAAAGTTTTTGAAGTAGAATTTGCAGGGAAGAAACACCTTGTAACTCTTAGTCATGTACAAAGAGGGCATCTAGGAACAGATTTTGTTCATTGCTCATTCCATAAAGTATCTGCAAAAGATAAAGTTTCACTTTCTCTTCCAATTCACTTCATTGGTGAAGCTGCTGGTATCAAGCAGGGTGGTCTTGTTAACATTAACTTCCACGAAGTTGAGGTTGAAGGTCTTCCAAAAGATATGCCAGAGTACCTTGAGTTTGACCTATCAGGACTTGAGCTTGATGAAAACTGGACTCTTGAACACTTCACACTACCAAAAGGTCTTACTTGGGTACACGATGTAACAGATACAGTTGTTACTTGTTCAATGCCAAGAGTTGAAGTTGAGCCAGAAGTTGAAGAAACTGAAATGGTTGTTGAAACTCACGCTGATGCAGAAGCAGCAGCTGAAGAAGCTCCTGAAAAAGAAGAAGCAGCTTCATAA
- a CDS encoding transketolase C-terminal domain-containing protein, translating to MTTKIRPLNVKNKLATAPTKQPIYATTIKDQNGKEITLADPRATRALVALMNQHAVIGGAACHWGGPAAFAEMMSALHSIMFSSGTNWFENYNFVNDAGHAENGIYALRANLGFDGLNFESLRGFRSINSKLTGHGEAHLNPEGVFISNGPLGSGLPQAQGLALADKAIGNDRATICVISDGGCMEGEAREAMAAIPGLAQKGKMNPFLMIISDNDTKLGGRITEDSYDMKGSFLSLQEQGWDLVRVEEGHDLERVYQAIEENIAKAKSNDAKPVALVIKTIKGYGVKSTQEAKSGGHGYPLGAYDEKLPAFLEEIYSGDKCPEEFMNWANEILSSKPEAKSSSNSTPVDKVQPGLANAMIKATKEGLPVFSVTADLAGSTGVAAFQKEFPANYVDVGIAESNMVSTAVGMAKQGFIPVVDTFAQFGVTKGNLPLIMSQLSQGAVICLFSHTGFQDAADGASHQATTYFSAVAGIPNTSVVALSSKDEAESLMYQAIKNYESAVEKGETPETTVFFFGREKHPVSYTEGLDYTWGKAQVLRQGKDGIIVTHGPLVQGALDAAEELSAKGKDVTVINNPFINKIDLETFKDQLAKNGNKMVTVEDHQLTAGAGAMLCHALKQEGLEFEIKSLGNDGHFGQSSYTAKELYAKFGFDKEAIINQFS from the coding sequence ATGACGACTAAGATCAGGCCATTAAACGTTAAAAACAAATTAGCAACAGCACCAACAAAACAACCAATCTATGCAACAACAATCAAAGACCAAAACGGAAAAGAGATTACATTAGCTGATCCAAGAGCAACTCGTGCCCTTGTAGCATTAATGAATCAACATGCTGTTATTGGCGGAGCCGCTTGTCACTGGGGTGGACCAGCAGCATTTGCAGAAATGATGAGTGCCCTTCACTCAATCATGTTCTCAAGTGGAACAAATTGGTTTGAAAATTATAATTTCGTAAACGATGCAGGACATGCTGAAAACGGAATCTATGCTTTAAGAGCAAATCTAGGATTTGATGGATTAAACTTTGAGAGTCTAAGAGGATTTCGTTCAATAAACTCTAAACTAACTGGACACGGTGAAGCTCACCTAAACCCAGAAGGTGTTTTCATTTCTAATGGGCCACTTGGTTCAGGACTTCCTCAAGCACAAGGGCTTGCTCTTGCAGATAAGGCCATTGGTAATGACCGTGCAACAATCTGTGTAATTTCAGATGGTGGATGCATGGAAGGAGAGGCCCGTGAAGCAATGGCAGCAATTCCAGGCCTTGCACAGAAAGGTAAAATGAATCCATTCCTAATGATTATTAGTGATAATGATACAAAGCTTGGTGGAAGAATTACAGAAGATAGCTACGATATGAAAGGTAGCTTCCTTTCACTTCAAGAACAGGGCTGGGATCTAGTACGTGTTGAAGAAGGACACGATCTAGAAAGAGTTTATCAAGCAATTGAAGAAAATATTGCAAAAGCTAAATCAAATGATGCCAAGCCTGTTGCCCTCGTTATTAAAACAATTAAAGGTTACGGTGTTAAATCTACACAAGAAGCAAAGTCAGGTGGTCACGGCTACCCTCTTGGCGCATACGATGAAAAGCTTCCTGCTTTCCTAGAAGAGATTTATAGCGGAGATAAGTGTCCTGAAGAATTTATGAATTGGGCCAATGAAATCTTATCTTCTAAGCCAGAAGCGAAGTCTTCTTCTAATTCAACACCTGTTGATAAAGTTCAACCAGGTCTAGCTAATGCAATGATTAAAGCGACAAAAGAAGGACTACCAGTCTTTTCAGTAACAGCTGACCTTGCAGGCTCTACTGGAGTTGCAGCATTTCAAAAAGAATTTCCAGCAAACTACGTTGATGTAGGTATTGCTGAATCAAATATGGTTTCAACAGCAGTTGGAATGGCAAAACAAGGATTTATTCCTGTTGTTGATACATTTGCACAATTTGGTGTAACAAAAGGAAACCTTCCTTTAATTATGTCTCAACTTTCTCAAGGTGCAGTAATCTGTCTCTTCTCACACACAGGTTTCCAAGATGCTGCTGATGGAGCTTCTCACCAAGCAACAACTTATTTCTCAGCTGTAGCAGGTATTCCAAATACAAGCGTTGTTGCCCTTTCATCAAAAGATGAAGCTGAAAGCCTAATGTATCAAGCGATTAAAAACTATGAAAGTGCCGTTGAAAAAGGTGAAACCCCTGAAACAACAGTATTCTTCTTTGGACGTGAAAAGCATCCAGTTTCATACACTGAAGGTTTAGACTACACTTGGGGTAAAGCTCAAGTTCTTCGCCAAGGTAAAGATGGAATTATTGTTACACACGGCCCTCTTGTTCAAGGTGCCCTCGATGCAGCAGAAGAATTATCAGCTAAAGGAAAAGATGTAACAGTTATCAATAACCCATTCATTAATAAAATTGATCTAGAAACATTCAAGGATCAACTAGCTAAGAATGGTAATAAAATGGTAACAGTAGAAGATCATCAACTGACAGCGGGAGCAGGAGCAATGTTATGCCACGCTCTTAAGCAAGAAGGACTTGAGTTTGAAATCAAGTCTCTTGGTAATGATGGCCACTTTGGTCAGTCTTCTTATACGGCCAAAGAGCTTTATGCAAAGTTTGGTTTTGATAAGGAAGCAATTATCAATCAATTCTCATAA
- a CDS encoding sensor histidine kinase: MKEISNNLSKELFHSDVFYSHIDFDGTYIHLSEVYMGYGIVVGDSILETIIPAKRKFFEKQIAEARKGEIVHFFTETRNRLEEIDKWEMWLQPSYSADGNSIEYIEVFSRNLNAGTENFISSLFKNFYTATDDDLYILNDELYILDINKSSKNGDIGKSFSEIMERDDDYLFFLNTFEQAKRLNGVALKVTHPIRKSNRNQKRYCRISVTYMIIQGVGRYMLQIRDVHQEHSNRLALKIQEKQFEEFERWRSLGQMSAGIAHEINNPLCIIRIQAEQLLDRLGSQRNDIDPSHLKKLDSIIKQVDRIENIANSLKIYSRSSNSISKQTHYLDDLINDTLGLFQAQTGREIYIDYKNNYKELEIECKKNEFYQVILNLLMNSYQAVQKFNSLENCWIKIWIEKTILNQYVIYIQDGGNGIKNEVVKDIFTPFFTTKDVGSGTGLGLSISKKLALENGMILDFEKDFNYTTFSITLGLDITKPSE, from the coding sequence GTGAAAGAGATTAGTAATAACTTATCAAAAGAGTTATTCCATTCAGATGTTTTCTACAGCCACATCGACTTTGATGGAACTTATATACATTTAAGTGAAGTCTATATGGGCTATGGAATTGTTGTTGGAGACTCAATTCTTGAGACAATCATTCCAGCAAAGCGAAAATTCTTCGAAAAACAAATAGCCGAAGCACGCAAAGGTGAAATCGTGCACTTTTTCACTGAAACGCGAAATCGATTAGAAGAAATTGATAAGTGGGAGATGTGGCTACAACCATCATATTCAGCAGATGGTAATTCGATAGAGTATATAGAGGTTTTTAGTCGTAACTTGAATGCAGGAACAGAAAACTTTATTTCATCACTATTCAAGAATTTTTATACAGCAACAGATGATGACCTTTATATCTTAAATGATGAATTATATATTTTAGATATAAATAAATCATCAAAGAATGGTGATATCGGTAAAAGCTTTTCTGAAATTATGGAAAGAGATGATGATTATCTCTTCTTTCTAAATACTTTTGAACAGGCCAAACGACTAAATGGAGTGGCCCTTAAAGTCACTCATCCAATACGAAAAAGTAATAGAAATCAAAAACGCTATTGTCGTATTAGTGTAACGTATATGATTATTCAGGGCGTTGGGCGCTATATGCTACAGATTCGAGATGTTCATCAAGAACACTCAAATCGATTAGCACTCAAGATTCAAGAAAAGCAATTTGAAGAGTTTGAAAGATGGCGCTCTCTTGGACAGATGTCTGCTGGGATTGCCCATGAAATAAATAATCCACTTTGTATTATTAGAATTCAAGCTGAACAATTATTAGATCGTCTTGGTAGTCAAAGAAATGATATCGATCCTTCTCATTTAAAAAAGCTAGATAGTATTATTAAGCAAGTTGATCGAATCGAAAATATCGCAAATAGTTTAAAGATTTATTCTCGTTCATCAAATTCTATTTCTAAACAGACTCATTATCTTGATGATTTAATTAACGATACACTAGGCCTCTTTCAAGCTCAAACTGGTCGCGAAATCTATATTGACTATAAAAATAATTATAAAGAACTTGAAATTGAGTGTAAGAAGAATGAGTTTTACCAAGTTATTTTAAACTTATTGATGAACTCTTATCAGGCAGTTCAAAAGTTCAACTCTTTAGAAAATTGTTGGATAAAAATTTGGATAGAAAAAACAATTTTAAATCAATATGTCATTTATATTCAAGATGGTGGTAATGGAATAAAGAATGAAGTTGTAAAAGATATCTTTACACCATTTTTTACCACTAAAGATGTCGGAAGTGGAACAGGGCTTGGCCTGAGTATTTCAAAGAAGCTTGCTTTGGAAAATGGAATGATTTTAGATTTTGAAAAAGACTTTAATTATACAACATTTTCAATAACACTAGGCTTAGATATAACTAAGCCTAGTGAGTAA
- a CDS encoding Mpo1 family 2-hydroxy fatty acid dioxygenase encodes MRSLETWLSLYGQSHQNRTNQRIHEVCVPLITWSLLGLLWAIPTPESFGAFNWSWLFVILASFFYLTLKSFKAISVALGLVLPFMFLNHFYLESFLGSYFLITWVLIFVVAWIGQFIGHKIEGKKPSFFEDLQFLLIGPIWVFLGDKS; translated from the coding sequence ATGAGGAGTTTAGAAACCTGGTTATCACTATATGGCCAATCCCATCAAAATCGTACTAACCAACGAATTCATGAAGTCTGTGTACCTTTGATCACTTGGTCATTACTGGGATTGTTGTGGGCCATTCCTACTCCTGAAAGTTTTGGTGCTTTCAACTGGTCCTGGCTCTTTGTCATATTGGCAAGTTTCTTTTATTTAACTTTAAAAAGCTTTAAAGCAATTAGTGTTGCCTTAGGTCTTGTCCTTCCTTTTATGTTCTTAAATCATTTCTACTTGGAGAGTTTCTTAGGAAGCTACTTCTTAATAACTTGGGTTTTAATTTTTGTTGTGGCATGGATAGGGCAATTTATCGGTCATAAGATTGAAGGAAAGAAGCCTTCATTCTTTGAAGATCTTCAATTCCTTCTTATTGGACCTATTTGGGTATTTCTTGGTGATAAATCTTAG
- a CDS encoding alkyl/aryl-sulfatase encodes MQKRISIPTLLLTLVIIGCSRGGSYTFNKESKSASNYTKEANQRLYSELDFSDKSDFDSANKGFIATIETPIMSKDGTKVVYEPKKFSHLTKGDAPETVNPSLWRQSQLNSINGLFKVNEYIYQVRGIDLANVSFVKGRKGWIVIDPLTATETSRAALELINKHVERRPVTAVIFTHSHLDHFGGVYGVANKKDLNSGKVKVYAPVGFTHESVSENVIAGAAMSRRAEYMYARTLDFNIQGPIGTGLGNFVANGEYAIAKPTKVIDKDMRLVVDGVPIEFIYTPGAEAPTEMMAYFPRSNALCGAEIITHTMHNIQTLRGAQVRDSLAWSKHIQHALEKYGNADVLFSSHHWPTFGNENVVSFMSTQRDLYKFIHDQTVNRLNQGMTGTELADSIKLNPNIAKEFGNRGYYGSLSHNTRAVYDKYLGFFNGNPAELNPLPQVESAKKTIAYMGGDAKVLDLAVRDFKKGEYRYVAEVLNKLVYAQPENVKAKQLLADTYEQLAYQAENATWRNFYAQGAYELRNGVGAPASATASPAILAEMDTELLLDYLAVRVNSEKAKNKDISIELNVTDKKQRYYISLRNSVLTYSSKAPSKKQRELASSSDNKIEIKHAQLVELAMGAATFKQLNKRDDVSFNGDQNALNELSSSLDISPKTFNIVTP; translated from the coding sequence ATGCAAAAAAGAATTTCAATTCCAACCTTACTTCTTACACTCGTAATAATAGGTTGCTCAAGAGGTGGATCTTACACATTTAATAAAGAATCCAAGTCAGCATCAAATTATACGAAAGAAGCTAATCAAAGACTTTATTCAGAGCTAGACTTTAGTGACAAATCAGACTTTGATAGTGCTAATAAAGGCTTTATAGCAACTATTGAAACCCCCATTATGTCTAAAGATGGAACAAAGGTAGTGTATGAGCCTAAAAAATTCTCCCATCTAACAAAAGGCGACGCCCCTGAAACAGTGAACCCAAGCCTTTGGAGACAATCACAACTTAATTCAATCAATGGCCTATTTAAAGTTAATGAATACATTTACCAAGTTCGAGGAATTGATCTTGCAAACGTATCTTTTGTTAAAGGAAGAAAGGGCTGGATTGTCATTGACCCTCTTACTGCAACAGAGACATCAAGAGCAGCACTTGAGCTCATTAATAAACACGTTGAAAGAAGACCTGTTACGGCCGTTATATTCACACATTCTCATCTTGATCACTTTGGAGGAGTCTATGGTGTGGCCAATAAGAAAGACCTTAACAGTGGAAAAGTAAAAGTATATGCGCCTGTTGGCTTTACTCATGAGTCTGTTAGCGAAAATGTTATTGCTGGAGCGGCCATGAGTAGAAGAGCTGAATACATGTATGCCAGAACACTAGATTTCAATATTCAAGGACCCATAGGAACAGGTCTAGGAAATTTTGTTGCAAACGGTGAATACGCAATAGCTAAACCGACAAAGGTAATTGATAAAGATATGAGATTAGTTGTGGATGGAGTTCCTATTGAATTTATCTACACTCCAGGAGCAGAAGCACCAACAGAGATGATGGCCTACTTCCCAAGAAGTAATGCGCTTTGTGGTGCAGAAATCATCACTCATACAATGCATAATATTCAAACATTAAGAGGCGCACAAGTACGTGATAGTTTAGCGTGGTCAAAACATATTCAACATGCGCTTGAAAAATATGGAAATGCTGACGTTCTCTTTAGCTCACATCATTGGCCAACATTTGGTAATGAGAATGTCGTCTCTTTTATGTCAACTCAAAGAGATTTATATAAATTTATTCACGATCAAACTGTAAATCGACTTAATCAAGGAATGACTGGAACAGAGCTTGCCGATAGTATTAAATTAAATCCTAATATCGCAAAAGAGTTTGGAAATCGTGGCTACTACGGAAGCTTAAGCCATAATACAAGAGCTGTTTATGATAAGTACTTAGGTTTCTTTAATGGTAACCCGGCTGAATTAAATCCCCTTCCACAAGTTGAGTCAGCAAAGAAAACAATTGCCTATATGGGTGGGGATGCCAAAGTACTAGACTTAGCGGTACGAGACTTTAAAAAAGGTGAATATCGATATGTAGCAGAAGTACTAAATAAACTTGTGTATGCACAGCCTGAGAATGTTAAAGCAAAACAACTCTTAGCAGATACATATGAGCAGCTTGCCTATCAGGCGGAGAATGCCACGTGGAGAAACTTTTATGCACAAGGAGCATATGAATTAAGAAATGGCGTTGGAGCTCCTGCTTCGGCCACTGCCTCACCTGCTATTTTAGCTGAAATGGATACGGAATTACTTCTTGATTACTTGGCCGTTCGAGTAAATAGCGAGAAAGCTAAGAATAAAGATATTTCAATCGAATTAAATGTAACAGACAAGAAACAGCGATACTATATTTCCCTTAGAAATAGTGTCTTAACATATTCAAGCAAAGCACCTAGTAAAAAACAGAGAGAGCTTGCTTCTAGTAGTGATAATAAGATTGAAATTAAACATGCTCAACTTGTTGAACTAGCAATGGGTGCAGCTACATTTAAGCAATTAAATAAGAGAGATGACGTATCTTTTAATGGAGATCAAAACGCTTTAAATGAATTAAGTAGTAGTTTAGATATATCCCCTAAAACATTTAATATCGTTACACCATAA
- the grxB gene encoding glutaredoxin 2: MKLYHYIHCPFCVRVRMALGFFDLDYESVVLDYNDEETPLKLTNKKMLPIMEIDGEIMNESLDIIKALAQKSEKDLHLDKLDTESYEQLEQYLDALGKDVHNLCMPYWAWSKEFIPEAREYFINKKSAKRGPFNTLAQNKQLFLKGLELNLGQLPSKLLPFYESDKFTILDILLASHIWGMYIFPEYQFPPQIHIYLQKVKELTNFNYHEDFWK, from the coding sequence ATGAAATTATATCATTACATCCATTGTCCATTCTGTGTAAGAGTACGTATGGCACTCGGATTCTTCGATCTAGACTATGAGTCGGTGGTTTTAGACTACAATGATGAAGAGACACCACTTAAGCTTACAAATAAAAAGATGCTACCAATAATGGAAATTGATGGCGAAATAATGAACGAATCCTTAGACATAATTAAGGCTTTAGCGCAAAAAAGTGAAAAAGATCTTCATTTAGACAAATTGGATACTGAAAGTTATGAGCAACTTGAGCAATATCTCGATGCGCTTGGAAAAGATGTTCACAACCTCTGCATGCCATATTGGGCGTGGTCAAAAGAGTTCATTCCAGAAGCTCGCGAGTACTTTATAAATAAGAAATCAGCTAAGCGTGGACCTTTTAATACACTTGCTCAAAACAAGCAGCTCTTTCTAAAAGGTTTAGAATTAAATCTCGGACAACTTCCAAGTAAGTTATTACCATTTTATGAAAGTGATAAATTTACTATTCTAGATATCCTACTGGCTTCGCATATATGGGGAATGTATATCTTTCCAGAATATCAATTTCCTCCGCAGATCCATATTTATCTACAAAAGGTAAAGGAGCTAACAAACTTCAACTATCACGAAGACTTTTGGAAATAG